TGCACTCGGCGCGGTACGACGTGGCGATGCCTGCGGCGATCTCGCCGATACGTTTGCCAAGATACTGACGCACCTCTTCTTCGAGCGCGCGCGTCGTCCCCTCGATCTCCACCTCGCCGGGAATGGCGTTGTAGGCGATGCCTCCATGGATCCGGCCGATGGTGACGACCGCCGCCTTGGTGGAAGGCACCTCGCGGGCGATGATCTCCTCCAGAGCCAGCACGATGTTGGACGCGACGACGATCGGATCGACGCCTTTCTCGGGCGTCGATCCGTGACAGCCCTTGCCCGTCACGTGCAGTATGAAATGGTCGTACGACGCCATGCAGCAACCGGGCGTCACGATCACCGTCCCCGCGGGGATATTCGGGTCGATGATGGTGCCGATATGCATGCCGAACACGGCGTCGACGTGGGGATTTTCCATCACGCCTTCCTTGAGCATGATCTGAGAGCCGGTGCAGGTCTCTTCGCCGGTCTGGAAGATCAGCTTGACCGTTCCCTTCAGGTCGGCTTTGTGCTCGTTCAGAACTTTGGCGGCGCCGAGAAGCATCGTGATGTGCGTGTCGTGGCCGCAGGCATGCATCCGTCCCTCGTGCCTGGAAGCGAAGGGCAGCCCCGTCGCCTCCGCGATAGGCAGACCGTCCATATCGGCGCGCAGGGCCACGACCTTGCCGGGCTTGCCGCCTTCGATCAGGGCGACGACGCCGGAATCGAGCGCGTTCTTCTTGTAAGGGATCCCCATCGCGTCGAGTTCCGCGCACAGCAGCGCCTGAGTTTCGGGAAGATCCTCGCCCAGCTCAGGGATCTGATGGAACCGGCGTCTCAGCGCCACAAGATCGTTTTGAAGCGATTGGCATTTCTCCCACATATTCAAGAGCTCCTTTCAGTCCATGACATCCATGTGATAAAAGAGAGGGCGAAAGACGGCATCGTCCCCGCCCTGACTCGATACAGAGGTTCGAATCTCACCTTTTTTGGATAGCTTCGATGAATCAGGCTTTCTTCTCCATCACGTAGAACGCGCGGGCGATGGCGATGCAGCCGAAGACCGCCGCGGGGATCGTAATGTAGGCCGGAGTTTTGACGAAGTAGATCAGCGCCAGAGGGATAGCGAGGCCGAAAACGGCGATCTTGGGATATTTGATCGCGAAGTTGCCGAAGGTACCGCCGAAGATCGCGCCGGCCGCGTACTTGACGAAAGCGTCGGAAACGACCTTGGGCAGCGCGGCGACGACGGACGCGCCGATGAACGCGGCCAGGAGGACGGCGATCAGATTGGTGACGATGGAGCCGCAGATGCCCAGCGTCGAGACCACTTCGGCCTGGAGCGTGCCGGGCTCGGTGTGCGTGGCGTCGAGCGCCTGAGCGGCGCAGGGCACGCGCATGTTGCCGATGTTGCCGGAAAGGAACACGAGATAAGACCCGGAAAGGCCGATCACGGAATAATAGGAAATCGGTTCGACGAAATAGAACGCGCCAAAGGATGCGGCCACAAGCCCCCAGGCCTTCAGCACCACGT
This sequence is a window from Pyramidobacter sp. YE332. Protein-coding genes within it:
- a CDS encoding M20 family metallopeptidase — its product is MWEKCQSLQNDLVALRRRFHQIPELGEDLPETQALLCAELDAMGIPYKKNALDSGVVALIEGGKPGKVVALRADMDGLPIAEATGLPFASRHEGRMHACGHDTHITMLLGAAKVLNEHKADLKGTVKLIFQTGEETCTGSQIMLKEGVMENPHVDAVFGMHIGTIIDPNIPAGTVIVTPGCCMASYDHFILHVTGKGCHGSTPEKGVDPIVVASNIVLALEEIIAREVPSTKAAVVTIGRIHGGIAYNAIPGEVEIEGTTRALEEEVRQYLGKRIGEIAAGIATSYRAECKYEMIWGAAPVVNDDEMAKLAAGAAVKVLGGDGVVTSIPAPNMGGEDFAFYLRERPGAFMFLSSSNHEKHTDGPHHNPHFDVDEDVFWKGSAVFVSIVEDYLGR